In a single window of the Melanotaenia boesemani isolate fMelBoe1 chromosome 22, fMelBoe1.pri, whole genome shotgun sequence genome:
- the ppil4 gene encoding peptidyl-prolyl cis-trans isomerase-like 4 — MAVLLETTLGDIVIDLFTEERPKTCLNFLKLCKIKYYNYCLIHNVQRDFIVQTGDPTGTGRGGESVYSKLYGDQARFFDGEKTPRIKHRKKGTVSMVNNGNDQHGSQFLITAGENLDYLDGVHTVFGEVTEGMDVLTKINQTFVDKDFIPFQDIRINHTVVLDDPFDDPPDLPVPDRSPEPTKEQLDSGRIGADEEIDDTEGKGAEELEERLKEKEAKTQAILLEMVGDLPDAEVKPPEDVLFVCKLNPVTTDEDLEIIFSRFGTIKSCEIIRDWKTGDSLCYAFIEFEKQEDCEKAYFKMDNVLIDDRRIHVDFSQSVAKIKWKGKGGKYTKEDFRAYEKDLENRSKLALKDQVKPKQDSKYELLIEEDEEATSHRHSEKKHKEKKHRHHSDEEDSKKSRKHRDSEESRRDRKTARQRSRSRDRDYKHSKSRVRHGKDHRDRSRSPRRSKDQERSRYR; from the exons ATGGCGGTGCTCCTTGAAACGACGCTAGGCGATATCGTTATTGATCTGTTTACAGAAGAAAGACCAAAAA CTTGTCTAAACTTTCTAAAACTGTGCAAGATAAAATACTACAACTACTGCCTCATCCACAATGTTCAG AGGGATTTCATTGTGCAGACAGGAGATCCGACTGGAACTGGTCGTGGAGGAGAATCTGTTTACAG TAAGCTTTATGGAGACCAGGCCCGTTTTTTTGATGGAGAGAAGACACCACGCATCAAACACAGGAAAAAGGGGACGGTTTCCATGGTGAACAATGGAAATGACCAGCATGGTTCTCAG TTCCTCATCACAGCTGGTGAGAACCTGGACTATCTGGATGGAGTTCATACGGTGTTTGGAGAAGTTACGGAAGGCATGGACGTCTTGACTAAAATCAACCAGACCTTTGTTGACAAGGATTTCATCCCATTTCAGGATATCAG AATAAACCACACGGTGGTCCTGGACGATCCGTTTGATGACCCTCCTGATCTGCCGGTGCCCGATCGGTCACCTGAGCCAACCAAGGAGCAGCTAGAT AGCGGCCGTATCGGAGCAGATGAAGAAATCGATGATACAGAAGGGAAAGGGGctgaggagctggaggagaggCTGAAAGAGAAAGAAGCCAAGACTCAGGCCATCCTGCTGGAGATG GTAGGCGACCTCCCCGATGCAGAAGTGAAGCCTCCAGAGGACGTCCTGTTTGTGTGCAAACTGAACCCAGTAACCACAGACGAGGACCTGGAAATCATCTTCTCTCGCTTTGGAACCATAAAAAG ctgcGAGATCATCAGAGACTGGAAAACCGGAGATTCCCTCTGCTACGCTTTCATTGAGTTTGAAAAG CAAGAAGACTGTGAGAAGGCTTACTTCAAGATGGACAACGTCCTCATCGACGACCGCCGTATTCACGTAGACTTCAGCCAGTCGGTGGCTAAGATCAAGTGGAAGGGGAAAG GGGGGAAGTACACAAAGGAGGACTTCAGAGCCTACGAGAAAGATCTGGAGAACCGGTCCAAACTGGCTCTGAAGGATCAAGTCAAGCCCAAACAAGA CTCCAAGTACGAGCTGCTGatagaggaggatgaggaggcaaCTAGCCATCGGCACTCTGAGAAGAAACATAAAGAGAAGAAGCACCGTCATCACTCAGACGAAGAGGACAGCAAAAAGTCCAGAAAGCACCGG GACAGCGAGGAGAGCAGACGGGACAGGAAGACGGCCCGCCAGCGTTCCCGCTCCAGAGACCGGGACTACAAACACTCCAAGTCCCGGGTCAGACATGGGAAGGACCACCGGGACAGGAGTCGCTCCCCGAGGAGGTCCAAGGATCAGGAGAGGAGCCGGTACAGATGA
- the ginm1 gene encoding glycoprotein integral membrane protein 1 — translation MASPTACVIFLFLVSVVCSELSDRQLNTENILINVTAGTITDTRMQDSNNLQINLNISVGEEQILVNDVPVELSGVTRFNCQALLLDSINGSSEFESGDLVSTVTRVMVSQNRLYSDLEEVVALQVFSEVIEMEGKEVHQSDMFEVKILMSPDFQKLAQFTNIYPIGHSEIFRAPRENDVVVTDLPTSRKDEEQLISQTTSQYPHTEKQTETTQEEIAAPGKLPETPLRMEPNLLYNVRYDDESEDEDQTRVDQNQMETPPKEFISSYSAMCQWVEQARERLRRFCSESLPLFFLVMWVVVIGIVGSAVIVRILDVFFPACEHKHIFHLNQVTLMPEDEKYSLLENMEAEEAAEEEKKP, via the exons ATGGCGAGTCCAACAGCTTgtgttatatttctttttcttgtctcGGTAGTTTGCTCAGAGTTATCGGACAGGCAGCTGAATACG GAAAATATCCTGATAAACGTGACAGCGGGGACGATTACAGATACCCGTATGCAAGATTCAAACAACTTACAG atcaatttaaacatttctgtggGAGAGGAGCAGATATTGGTCAATGATGTCCCGGTAGAGCTGTCAGGTGTCACCAGGTTCAACTGCCAGGCACTTCTAT TGGACAGCATCAATGGAAGCAGTGAGTTTGAATCTGGAGACCTGGTGTCCACCGTTACCCGGGTGATGGTGAGCCAAAACAGGCTGTACAGCGACTTGGAGGAGGTGGTCGCTCTGCAGGTCTTCAGTGAAGTTATAGAAATGGAGGGCAAGGAG GTCCACCAGTCTGACATGTTCGAGGTGAAAATACTGATGAGCCCGGACTTTCAGAAGCTGGCTCAGTTCACCAACATCTACCCCATCGGACACAGTGAGATTTTCAGGGCTCCAAGAGAAAATGATGTGGTTGTTACAGATCTACCAACTTCCAGGaaag ATGAAGAACAGCTGATCTCCCAAACCACCAGCCAGTACCCCCACACAGAAAAGCAAACAGAGACCACCCAGGAAGAGATTGCAGCCCCAGGAAAACTCCCAGAGACCCCCCTGCGCATGGAACCCAACCTCCTGTACAACGTCAGATATGATGATGAATCTGAGGATGAAGATCAGACCCGGGTTGATCAGAATCAGATGGAAACACCGCCCAAAGAGTTCATATCTTCTTACTCA GCCATGTGTCAGTGGGTGGAGCAAGCGAGGGAGCGTCTGCGGCGCTTCTGCTCGGAGTCCCTGCCTCTCTTCTTCCTGGTGATGTGGGTGGTTGTGATTGGCATCGTCGGATCAGCGGTAATAGTCAGGATCTTGGACGTGTTCTTCCCAGCTTGTGAACACAA GCACATTTTTCATCTAAACCAAGTCACTCTGATGCCTGAGGATGAGAAGTACAGTCTGCTGGAGAACATGGAAGCAGAAGAAGCAGCTGAAGAGGAGAAGAAGCCCTGA